From Thermothelomyces thermophilus ATCC 42464 chromosome 6, complete sequence, the proteins below share one genomic window:
- a CDS encoding sugar transporter-like protein, with protein sequence MVGVAAYPLTGTADLSRVEAPVTFKAYLLCAFAAFGGIFFGYDTGWMSGVLGMPYFITQYTGLQYDYDAGRPVDVDPTQFALPSSTKSLMTSILSCRTFFGALIAGDVADFIGRRPTIIIGCVVFSVGCVLEIASTNQVALFVMGRLVSGLGVGFISATILLYMAEVAPKKVRGALVSGYQFCITLGILLANCVDYATANRNDTGSYRIPIGVQFLWALILGVGLFILPESPRFHVMKGQFQAAARDLSLVRGQPIDSNYIKDELAEIVANHEYEMQVIPQTSYIGSWMAPFQGSLRKGNSNLRRTLLGAGINFIFYFGTTFFQQLGTINNPFLISLITTLVNVLSTPVSFWAIEYLGRRPLLNWGALGMFVSQFVVAIVGVTAGRPEVARDGGDDTAAVRAMIAFICINIFFFACTWGPVGWVVIGECFPLPIRSRGVGIATASNWFWNCIMAVVTPYMVGEEPGSAALGPRVFFIWGSLCLLSGAFAYFLVPEMKGLTLEQIDTMMVETTPRRSAGWKPTTTFAAQMGRLRPCMPDLQSSSLIKVLKSNNAVSPLLQR encoded by the exons ATGGTTGGCGTAGCGGCATATCCCCTCACGGGAACGGCCGACCTGTCGAGGGTTGAGGCGCCCGTGACTTTCAAGGCCTATCTGCTTTGCGCCTTTGCGGCCTTTGGCGGAATAT TTTTTGGATATGACACGGGTTGGATGTCAGGCGTGCTAGGCATGCCCTACTTCATCACACAATATACCGGACTTCAATATGACTATGATGCTGGCCGGCCAGTCGACGTCGACCCGACCCAGTTCGCACTCCCGTCGTCGACGAAGTCGCTCATGACATCCATTCTATCCTGCCGTACCTTTTTCGGAGCGCTCATCGCCGGTGACGTAGCCGACTTCATCGGCCGTCGACCGACCATCATTATCGGCTGTGTCGTGTTCAGCGTCGGGTGTGTCCTCGAGATCGCGTCGACCAACCAGGTCGCTCTCTTCGTCATGGGCCGTTTGGTCTCGGGTCTCGGTGTAGGCTTCATCTCTGCCACCATCCTTCTCTACATGGCCGAGGTTGCTCCCAAGAAGGTTCGAGGCGCCTTGGTTTCGGGATACCAATTCTGCATCACGCTGGGGATCCTGCTGGCGAACTGCGTCGACTATGCCACGGCGAACCGCAACGACACCGGCTCATACCGCATCCCGATTGGCGTCCAGTTCCTGTGGGCATTGATTTTGGGCGTTGGCTTGTTCATCCTCC CCGAGTCCCCGCGTTTTCACGTCATGAAGGGCCAGTTTCAGGCTGCAGCAAGGGATCTGTCTCTCGTTCGAGGTCAGCCGATCGACTCCAACTACATCAAGGACGAGCTTGCCGAAATTGTGGCGAACCACGAATACGAGATGCAGGTCATCCCGCAGACGAGCTACATCGGGTCGTGGATGGCCCCCTTCCAGGGGTCTCTGAGGAAAGGCAACAGCAATCTCCGACGCACCCTCCTGGGGGCCG GTATCAACTTCATCTTTTACTTCGGTACCACTTTCTTCCAGCAACTAGGCACCATCAACAACCCTTTCCTCATCTCGCTCATTACAACGCTGGTCAACGTCCTGTCGACCCCGGTCTCCTTCTGGGCAATCGAGTAcctcgggcggcggccgctgCTCAACTGGGGTGCGCTCGGCATGTTCGTGTCGCAGTTCGTCGTCGCCATCGTCGGGGTCACGGCGGGGCGGCCCGAGGTGGcgcgcgacggcggcgacgacacGGCCGCGGTGCGGGCCATGATAGCCTTTATCTGCATCAacatcttcttcttcgcaTGCACATGGGGCCCCGTCGGTTGGGTTGTCATCGGCGAGTGCTTCCCGCTGCCGATCCGCTCGCGGGGCGTCGGCATCGCCACCGCGTCCAACTGGTTCTGGAACTGCATCATGGCCGTCGTCACGCCCTACATGGTCGGCGAAGAGCCCGGGTCTGCCGCGCTCGGGCCCCGTGTCTTCTTCATCTGGGGTTCGCTGTGCCTCCTGAGCGGGGCGTTTGCGTACTTCCTGGTGCCCGAGATGAAGGGCCTGACGCTGGAGCAGATCGATACCATGATGGTGGAGACGACGCCGAGGAGGTCGGCCGGTTGGAAGCCCACGACAACGTTTGCCGCGCAGATGGGGAGGCTCAG